A single window of Acidobacteriota bacterium DNA harbors:
- a CDS encoding HD domain-containing protein yields the protein MQAQQAPMIFTEAERQAGDRLLKLALETDRVEGYTAPHAVMIARLAETIGKEMGLHGVDLSALKFAALAHDIGERGMKRNYLLSPNALSWEERLDLWRHPILGEQATAELKLSRQTQLLIRWHHEWWNGQGYPDGLSGESIPLGARILRAVDTYCALISERPFRPAYELIEAEQAIADLAGIEFDPQVARFLLLFVAEEKRQREAEIEFQQQQAVVWNTPPSFELHTGEPHASDEPEKELLPDSAPVVESHLPEQSPTELPEESARIFTANAYEAAAYESVLSFAESEHDFAHDSASPQDGSVEVSVAEPILPDQLPTRELPAGQILKEESIPQPMQTQPSELEPEPNPETAKPAPQIQN from the coding sequence ATGCAAGCACAACAGGCGCCGATGATCTTCACCGAGGCGGAGCGCCAGGCAGGCGACCGTCTGTTGAAGCTGGCGCTGGAAACCGACCGCGTCGAAGGATACACAGCCCCTCATGCCGTGATGATCGCCAGACTGGCGGAAACCATCGGCAAAGAAATGGGATTGCATGGCGTGGATCTGTCGGCGTTGAAATTCGCCGCTCTGGCACACGACATCGGTGAACGCGGCATGAAACGTAATTATCTGTTATCCCCCAACGCGCTCAGTTGGGAGGAAAGACTGGATTTATGGCGTCATCCTATCCTGGGAGAACAGGCAACGGCGGAGCTTAAGCTTTCGCGGCAAACGCAACTGTTGATTCGCTGGCACCACGAATGGTGGAACGGACAAGGTTACCCCGACGGGTTAAGTGGTGAATCCATTCCGCTCGGAGCGCGGATTTTGCGCGCAGTGGATACCTATTGCGCATTGATTTCAGAACGACCTTTCCGCCCTGCGTACGAACTGATCGAAGCGGAACAAGCCATTGCCGACTTGGCAGGCATCGAATTCGATCCGCAAGTCGCCAGGTTCCTGTTGCTGTTTGTCGCCGAGGAAAAACGCCAGCGCGAAGCGGAAATCGAATTCCAACAACAGCAGGCCGTCGTCTGGAATACCCCGCCCTCGTTTGAATTGCACACTGGTGAACCGCATGCCAGCGACGAACCCGAAAAGGAGTTGTTGCCGGATTCAGCGCCGGTTGTCGAATCTCATTTGCCGGAGCAATCACCGACAGAGTTGCCGGAAGAATCGGCCCGCATCTTCACCGCCAATGCGTATGAGGCAGCGGCTTATGAATCGGTACTGTCGTTTGCCGAATCTGAACACGATTTCGCCCACGATTCCGCATCACCGCAGGATGGTTCGGTTGAAGTTTCAGTCGCGGAACCCATTCTTCCAGATCAGCTTCCGACGCGGGAATTACCAGCCGGACAAATTCTCAAGGAAGAATCCATTCCGCAACCGATGCAAACACAACCGTCTGAACTCGAACCTGAACCGAACCCTGAAACCGCAAAACCCGCTCCGCAAATCCAAAACTAA